The following coding sequences lie in one Moritella viscosa genomic window:
- the rmlA gene encoding glucose-1-phosphate thymidylyltransferase RmlA, protein MGDKKYKGIVLAGGSGTRLHPITRAVSKQLLPIYDKPMIYYPISVLMLANIKDILIISTPEDLPHFKDLFGDGSTFGLDIEYAEQARPEGIAQAFIIGEDFIGDDNVCLILGDNVFYGQHFTGKLLSATSRDVGATIFGYQVTDPGRFGVVEFDSEGNAISIEEKPTQPKSNIAVTGLYFYDNRVINMAKSLTPSARDEVEITDITNMYLNVGDLFVECFGRGFAWFDTGTHYSLLKASMFVQTIEDNQGLKVACLEEIAYSQGWISRGQLEDQACLLQKTEYGQYLYGLLNEDL, encoded by the coding sequence ATGGGCGATAAAAAATACAAAGGTATTGTGTTAGCGGGTGGCTCAGGTACGCGTTTACACCCCATCACCAGGGCAGTGTCTAAGCAACTATTACCGATTTATGATAAGCCAATGATTTACTATCCAATCTCGGTGCTTATGCTGGCTAATATTAAAGATATATTAATTATTTCGACGCCTGAGGACCTACCACACTTTAAAGATCTGTTCGGTGATGGTTCGACATTTGGGCTGGATATTGAGTATGCAGAGCAGGCTAGGCCAGAGGGGATCGCGCAAGCTTTTATTATTGGTGAAGACTTTATTGGCGACGATAATGTTTGTCTGATATTGGGAGATAATGTCTTTTATGGTCAGCACTTTACCGGGAAATTGTTAAGTGCCACGAGCCGGGATGTGGGGGCTACGATCTTTGGTTATCAAGTGACTGACCCTGGCCGGTTTGGAGTGGTGGAGTTTGATAGTGAAGGTAACGCGATCAGTATTGAAGAAAAGCCTACACAACCTAAGTCGAATATCGCGGTCACGGGTCTATACTTCTATGATAACAGAGTCATCAATATGGCTAAATCATTAACCCCGTCGGCACGTGATGAAGTGGAAATAACGGATATAACCAATATGTATTTGAATGTTGGAGACTTGTTTGTTGAGTGCTTTGGCCGTGGTTTTGCTTGGTTTGATACCGGTACACATTATTCATTATTAAAAGCATCTATGTTTGTGCAGACCATTGAAGATAATCAGGGGCTAAAAGTCGCGTGCTTAGAAGAAATTGCATACTCACAAGGCTGGATCTCACGGGGGCAATTAGAAGATCAAGCATGTTTATTACAGAAAACGGAGTATGGGCAATACCTTTATGGCTTACTTAATGAGGACCTGTAG
- the rmlB gene encoding dTDP-D-glucose-4,6-dehydratase, with product MKILVTGGAGFIGSAVIRHILIDTEHEVVNLDKLTYAGNLDSIPAELISSRYAFEQVDICDKEAVTGIFELHQPDIIMHLAAESHVDRSIENPRCFVETNIIGTYNLLESARAYWLSLDAEKKVGFRFHHISTDEVFGDLHNHDDLFVETTAYDPSSPYSATKASSDHLVRAWLRTYGFPTLITNCSNNYGPYHFPEKLIPHMILNALSGLPLPIYGDGKQIRDWLYVDDHAKALVLVATKGEVGESYNIGGHNEKQNIDVVHTLCDALEALVPDKPNGIEHYRDLIKFVRDRPGHDLRYAIDASKIQRELGWQPEETFETGIRKTVQWYLDNTIWWQRVLSGDYQLTRRGESANGR from the coding sequence ATGAAGATATTAGTGACAGGTGGTGCTGGATTTATAGGTAGTGCTGTTATTCGACATATATTAATCGACACTGAGCATGAGGTCGTTAATCTGGACAAATTAACGTATGCAGGTAATTTAGATTCAATACCTGCGGAGTTAATATCATCTCGCTATGCATTTGAGCAGGTCGATATTTGTGATAAAGAGGCGGTGACAGGTATTTTCGAGCTGCATCAGCCAGATATTATTATGCATCTTGCCGCTGAATCCCATGTTGACCGTTCAATAGAAAATCCCCGTTGTTTTGTCGAAACAAATATCATAGGTACTTACAATCTGCTTGAATCGGCTCGAGCATATTGGTTGTCATTAGACGCTGAAAAAAAGGTGGGTTTTCGTTTCCATCATATTTCTACCGATGAAGTGTTTGGTGATTTACACAACCATGATGATTTATTCGTTGAGACGACAGCTTATGATCCCAGTTCACCTTACTCAGCAACCAAGGCCAGTTCTGATCATTTAGTACGAGCTTGGTTAAGGACTTATGGGTTTCCTACATTAATCACTAATTGCTCGAATAACTATGGTCCTTATCATTTTCCTGAAAAGTTGATCCCTCACATGATTTTAAATGCGTTGAGTGGATTGCCACTACCTATCTATGGAGATGGTAAGCAAATTCGGGATTGGTTGTATGTTGATGATCATGCTAAAGCACTCGTGCTCGTGGCAACAAAAGGAGAGGTTGGTGAAAGTTACAATATTGGCGGACATAACGAAAAACAGAATATAGATGTAGTACATACCTTGTGTGATGCGCTGGAAGCACTTGTACCCGATAAGCCTAATGGAATTGAACATTATCGCGATTTGATTAAATTTGTTCGCGATAGACCGGGCCATGATCTTAGGTATGCAATTGATGCGAGTAAAATTCAACGTGAATTAGGCTGGCAACCAGAAGAAACATTTGAGACTGGTATCAGAAAAACGGTGCAGTGGTATTTAGATAATACAATATGGTGGCAGCGAGTTCTAAGCGGTGATTATCAGTTAACACGTCGAGGAGAAAGTGCTAATGGGCGATAA